The Raphanus sativus cultivar WK10039 chromosome 2, ASM80110v3, whole genome shotgun sequence genome includes a region encoding these proteins:
- the LOC108818842 gene encoding BEL1-like homeodomain protein 9 yields MSDAYEPYHVLQQSRRDKLRLPSLDSHFHFHHPLPPPPSSSGGVFPTADSDFLAAGGGFHSNSNNNPSYSNFMGFLGGPSSSSSTAVAVDHSFNAGLSSGDVLVFKPEPLSLSLSSHPRPTYDLVVPGVVNSGFCRSAAEAAAAAAAVTVASRSSGPLGPFTGYASILKGSKFLKPAQMLLDDFCSVSRAVYTEQNIDDDEDYSSLLFDPTIDNLCGVSDAGSGESGKKKSKLISMLDEVYKRYKQYYEQLQAVMGSFECVAGLGHAAPYASLTLKVLSKHFKCLKNAITDQLQFSTNNKIQQQQFLEFGGNDSSRGLCSAGQRHGFPDHHAPVWRPHRGLPERAVTVLRAWLFDHFLHPYPTDTDKLMLAKQTGLSRNQVSNWFINARVRVWKPMVEEIHMLETRQSQKSSSSWRDTTTVFPDHNNNPSSSTAQQANNSSSPARRVRNDDVHAITNNNNNRFMNAGNGGNVGGGGAVNFSYGIASSNVPGMNTSTNGGVSLTLGLHHQIGLPEPFPMTTAQRFGLDAGSSGGGGGGYEGQDRSFGRDFIGGSNHQFLHDFVG; encoded by the exons ATGTCCGATGCGTACGAGCCTTACCATGTTCTCCAACAAAGCCGACGAGATAAACTTCGGCTTCCTTCTCTCGATTCCCACTTCCACTTTCAccatcctcttcctcctcctccttcttcttccgGCGGCGTGTTTCCTACCGCCGACTCTGATTTCCTCGCAGCCGGTGGTGGATTTCATTCGAACAGCAACAATAACCCTAGCTACAGTAACTTCATGGGTTTTCTCGGTGGGCCATCTTCCTCTTCATCCACCGCAGTCGCTGTTGATCATTCCTTCAACGCCGGACTTTCTTCCGGCGACGTTCTTGTCTTCAAACCCGAGCCTTTATCTCTCTCTTTATCATCTCACCCTAGACCTACTTACGATCTCGTCGTTCCCGGCGTTGTTAACTCCGGATTCTGTAGATCCGCAGCTGAAGCCGCCGCTGCCGCTGCCGCCGTCACCGTCGCGTCAAGAAGCTCCGGTCCTCTCGGGCCGTTCACTGGCTACGCATCTATTCTGAAAGGGTCGAAGTTCTTGAAACCAGCACAGATGCTTCTTGATGATTTTTGTAGTGTGAGTCGTGCGGTTTACACCGAACAAAACATCGACGACGACGAGGACTATTCCTCTTTGCTTTTTGACCCAACTATTGATAATCTCTGCGGCGTTTCTGACGCCGGCTCAGGAGAAAGTGGGAAGAAAAAATCAAAGCTCATCTCCATGCTCGACGAg GTTTACAAAAGGTATAAGCAGTACTATGAGCAGCTTCAAGCTGTGATGGGCTCATTCGAATGCGTCGCAGGTCTCGGGCACGCAGCTCCTTATGCTAGTTTAACATTAAAGGTGTTGTCTAAGCATTTCAAATGTTTGAAGAATGCTATAACAGACCAGCTTCAGTTTAGCACCAATAACAAGATCCAACAACAACAATTTTTGGAGTTTGGAGGAAATGATAGTAGTAGAGGCCTGTGTTCTGCTGGTCAAAGACATGGATTCCCTGATCATCATGCTCCTGTATGGAGACCACATCGTGGCCTGCCCGAACGTGCTGTCACCGTTTTAAGGGCTTGGCTCTTCGATCATTTCTTGCATCC TTATCCAACTGATACAGACAAACTCATGTTGGCTAAACAGACAGGTCTCTCCAGGAATCAG GTGTCTAATTGGTTCATAAACGCACGAGTTAGGGTTTGGAAACCGATGGTCGAAGAGATTCATATGCTGGAGACTCGACAATCTCAGAAATCTTCCTCTTCTTGGAGAGACACCACCACTGTGTTCCCCGACCACAACAACAATCCTTCTTCCTCCACGGCTCAACAAGCTAACAACAGCTCTTCTCCCGCTAGACGGGTGCGAAACGATGACGTTCATGCCATCACCAACAACAATAACAACCGCTTTATGAACGCTGGAAACGGTGGGAATGTTGGAGGCGGCGGCGCGGTTAACTTCTCCTACGGTATTGCGTCATCGAATGTCCCGGGGATGAATACTAGCACAAATGGAGGAGTGTCGTTGACGTTAGGGCTTCATCATCAGATTGGGTTGCCGGAGCCTTTCCCAATGACAACTGCTCAGAGGTTTGGACTTGACGCTGGCagtagtggtggtggtggtggtgggtaTGAAGGGCAGGATCGTTCGTTTGGGAGAGATTTTATTGGAGGTAGTAATCATCAGTTTCTACATGATTTTGTAGGATGA